In Mycobacterium sp. ITM-2016-00317, the genomic window GTCTGCCCAAGACCCGGTGTATACGCGCGACGCTGGAGCGGACGGCTATTCCCACAGGCGTCAGCGCCTCGTCCCCGCCGTGGCCGTTGAGGATGGTGTAGGCGCGCTGGTAGGCGGTCTCGGCTCCGACGAAGTCATTCGACCCCTCGCGGATCGCTCCGATGTTGTGCCAAAGCACCGCAGCGTTCAAGGTCGACCGGCCCCGGCACACGACCAGGCCGAATGCCCTCAGTGTGCCGAGCCGGCGAATCCCGCGACGTACCGCGCCGCCCTGCGCGGAGCTACCCGAGCATGACCTCATTGTGGTTCGACGCCAACCTGGCATTGGCGATCGCTGTCGCAGGTCCGATCAGGGCCACGGTGGCTGTGGTCGTGACCAAGCCCACCCGAGTCAACAGTGCGCGGATCTGCGCGCGACTTTTTCCGTTCATCATTCCTCCTCTTTCAGGACTCCGACTCGATCGTCGCGCAGACGGGCAAGGAGGACCTCGGTAGCGCACTACGTGTTTTCAGGTCACAACGCCCGGGGTTCCTGAGCACGCCGATCGGCCGGTTTCCCGTCGAGCGCGTCGTATGAAGTTCGCCGATCAGCGGTGAGGTCCGTACCCTTCCCCCGTGAGCGCTATCGACCCCGACAAGCTGAGAACCTGCCTGCAGGTGCTGGCCGACATTGAGGCGTTGCCGCCCGAACACCCCGACGCCGTCGCCGTGCGCAGGGCCACGGCCGGCATCTTCAAGTCGGTCCGCAAGGCCCGCAGGCACGCCAAACGCGACGCCATCGCGGCCGCCGACCGCGCCGTCATCGCTGCCACCGCCACGGGCGCACCAGGCCGGATCGACGACGAGACGGCGGGGCTGCCCCTGGTGTCCAACGCCGACGGAGCCACCGCCGGCACGCTGCAGCGGTCCCGGGCCTGCTACGTCTGCAAGGCCCACCACACTGTGGTCGACGCGTTCTACCACCAGCTCTGCCCGAGCTGCGCGGCACTCAACAGGGCCAAGCGCGACGCCCGCACCGACCTGACCGGCCGGCGTGCCCTGCTCACCGGTGGCCGCGCCAAGATCGGTATGTACATCGCGCTGCGGCTGCTGCGTGACGGCGCGCACACGACCGTCACGACGCGCTTTCCGCACGACGCCGTGCGCCGCTTCGCCGCGATGCCCGACAGCGCCGACTGGCTGCACCGGCTGCGCATCGTGGGCATCGACCTGCGCGATCCCGCGCAGGTGGTCGCACTGGCCGACACCGTCGCCGCGCAGGGTCCCCTGGACATCCTCATCAACAACGCCGCCCAGACGGTGCGCCGCTCTCCGGGCTCGTACGCGGCGCTGGTCGAGGCCGAGCGCGCCGCGCCGACCGAGCTCGAACTCGTCGACGTCATCTCGTTCGACCGCGTCAGCGACGCCCACCCGGCAGCCCTCGCCGGGAGCCTGTCGGAGCATCACACCCCGCACGCGGTCACCGAGCTCGCGCTCGCGGCGCGCAGCGCCTCGCCGGAACGGATCGCTGCGGGCACGGCCATCGACGCGGGCGGGTTGCTGCCCGACACCGCACCGGTCAACAGCTGGACTCAGCGGGTGCACGAGATCGACGCGATGGAACTTCTCGAAGTCCAGCTGTGCAATCAGACGGCGCCGTTCATCTTGGTCAGCCGGCTGCGTCCCGCGATGGCCGCCTCGACGGCGCGACGCAAGTACGTCGTCAACGTCTCGGCAATGGAAGGGCAGTTCAGCCGGGCCTACAAGGGGCCCGGTCACCCGCACACCAACATGGCCAAGGCCGCGCTGAACATGCTGACGCGCACCAGCGCCGGTGAAATGCTCGAGCAGGACGGCATTTTGATGACCGCGGTGGACACGGGGTGGATCACCGACGAGCGCCCACATCCGACGAAGCTGCGCCTGGCCGACGAAGGATTCCACGCCCCACTGGATCTGGTCGACGGAGCCGCGCGCGTCTATGACCCGATCGTGCGCGGGGAGGCGGGCGAGGACCTGTACGGCTGTTTCCTGAAGGACTATTCGCCGGGCAACTGGTAGTGGGTTCTGCCCGCCCGGCGGCGGTGATCGGGATACTCGGCGCGACCACCTGATCACCAACGTCGCCAACGGTTCCCGCGGGTTACCGGCCGGCCTCGGGGAGCGGGATCGCGGTATCCGGTCATCGCGTGGGAACCGCTTGTCGGCTTCGTCCGGTACCAGGTTTCCACACGCGCTCCCCCCGCATCGGACCATGGTGCGGGAATCAATCTGATCCGGCCAACGCTGCTGGCTGTTGTGCCGGCGATGTCGATCGAGGCAGAGCACGCCACATTCATGCAAACCGATCTGCTGTCGACAGAGGCCCGGATCCCCCTCGCCGACAGCGTA contains:
- a CDS encoding SDR family NAD(P)-dependent oxidoreductase; translation: MSAIDPDKLRTCLQVLADIEALPPEHPDAVAVRRATAGIFKSVRKARRHAKRDAIAAADRAVIAATATGAPGRIDDETAGLPLVSNADGATAGTLQRSRACYVCKAHHTVVDAFYHQLCPSCAALNRAKRDARTDLTGRRALLTGGRAKIGMYIALRLLRDGAHTTVTTRFPHDAVRRFAAMPDSADWLHRLRIVGIDLRDPAQVVALADTVAAQGPLDILINNAAQTVRRSPGSYAALVEAERAAPTELELVDVISFDRVSDAHPAALAGSLSEHHTPHAVTELALAARSASPERIAAGTAIDAGGLLPDTAPVNSWTQRVHEIDAMELLEVQLCNQTAPFILVSRLRPAMAASTARRKYVVNVSAMEGQFSRAYKGPGHPHTNMAKAALNMLTRTSAGEMLEQDGILMTAVDTGWITDERPHPTKLRLADEGFHAPLDLVDGAARVYDPIVRGEAGEDLYGCFLKDYSPGNW